In Notolabrus celidotus isolate fNotCel1 chromosome 5, fNotCel1.pri, whole genome shotgun sequence, the genomic window TGTCCCCTCTCTtgtctctgcagtgctgctgatAACTCTGCCAGATTGAGCTGAAAATGATCTGTCCCAACTTCTGGGGTGATGAAGTGTATCACAGCTCAGGCTCAGTTCAGTGGGGAACATCCTGGCACTGATCAGGAGGGATGTGAGGCAGTGTAATTGAATATAGTAAGGTGTGAATTGCATTCATTTTCACACTCTCACTTTTTAcctcttttcattttctgtccatTTACAGTTTTGGATTAGCTATAGACGGTTGGCTGAACTTTGTCCtcattttcatttgaaataaCAGATTTTGTATAAGAAGTGGTGGGAGCTGCTGTGAAATAACCCTTGGTTTGTCACTATATAGGTACATAGACTGAAGAAAAAGTGTTCTttaaagaggcagaaaccttgagcagaaccagattcatgttgaACAGCCGGCTGCCAGGACTGGATGGGCTGACAGAGGAATACAGGgagaggcagaaagaaagaaatggaatGAGACTAACAACAGATagacagaaaaggagagaaaggaacTCCTGGTCAGGCTCCCCAGtaatagcagcataactagagACTGGTCTGAGCCACATTCTACATTTATAAAGTGCACAATCCATATACAGAGGTTTGATTCagatctctgctctttgctgcatgtctatcTCCACTCTCTCCACCTAATACTTCCTGTCGCTCCTCGagtttcaaataaaagcaaaaatggcccaaaaataacttttaaaaagtctgtatTTGGATATTGTTGATTGGATCCAGTTTTACTTAaacagtaacaaaaaaaaaagagagctggATTACCTGATCATGGACAGCAAAAAAAGTGGATTTCCAAATCTGTGTAATTCTTATCCAGAAAAAAAACGGACCATGGGGGATCTTGAACCCTCCTCACATGATTTCACAAGGGTTTCTTTGGAAAGATACTTTTCTTTATTCTGATGTTGTATACCTGCTAACTAGCTCACAACTGTTGTGATTGAAAGAGCTTAATGTCTGAATGTGAATCAATAGCGTACCCTTTTCTCACGGACACAGTATCCCACATTCTGAGGGAGTAGATGTTCATTTTTGTTGGCTGATATTTCACAGTCGTGTGGTTTGGATTCAGAGTCTTTGCTGGTCGTCTCAGGTCACCTTTCTGTGGTTTAGTTGCTTTGTATTCCTCAGACTGAGCCTTCATCAATCATTGGCCGCACACTCTGAGGTTCCTCTGAATCTCTCGGGGACTCATTTGAACATGACCTTTCAGAAACCTCCTATGGAATTATTCCCATCATCCAATGTGgcagtttgttttcttcatacAGCAGCACAACACATAGCTGAGGCTGTGCTGGGCTCATAAAGTCTTACGTCCTCTGTGGTGTAAAGGGCATGGAGCCTGTGGATAGGGTGTGAATTCAGAGGACCAagctttgtgtgtttcctgccATAATGAAATATGAATTTGTTTTTACTGTCCCATGTGTCCTCAAAGGGCTGCAAGGTCAACAAAAGGTCCCTTCTAAACGTAAGTAGGACGTTTAGAAAAGTCTTCATCAATGTTCGAGCACAAACATTGCACAGCGGGTCAGCACAGTCACGCACAAAGCACCCAACTGCATGATAAATGTGCTGCTTTAATAAACAACCCACTGTGTCACCTCCTTTTATACTGAGCCTTTTCACTCCCTTTAATTACTTTTCACCTCTGCTGTATGTGTGCTTTAAGCAGTCAGCACTAACTTAACGTTATGCTTCACCTGCTTTGTTCACTTCAGCTCCAAGAGTaggtttctttctgtctgtaaaATTGTCTTTTCGATAACAAACCCTGACTGATCTGTGTGTCTTCTTCTTTCACTCAGAAATTACTCATTCTCTTCATACAGGATGAAGAAGGGAGAGGTAGAAGAGAATTAAGATAAAAGAAATAATGAGATTTTTTCAACATACCATAGAAAATATAGCAGCCGATATATCAAGCTTATGGGACGCGGGCTTAAACCACTAGACCAACCAGCGCCTCACATCAACAGCCTATACGACTTCTTACATCATCTGCAAAGTTAATGATTCAAGGGATGACGGTAGTATATTGAAATATAACACAAATATCTTCACCAGGTATAACGCCAAAGAAAAGGACGAGTTCAACCAAACAGAAAGGTAGAGAAAATGGAGCAGTTAACCTTCAGCTGTAGAAACTTCCCAGTGATAGTCTGCAAGCATCACATGAAGGTTCTTGGTTCAGTGCATTTTGGATAAAATACCCCTGCAAATCAGTGAACACTTTGAGCCCATGCAAAATTTGCCATCCCAAATAATGCTGAACTATATATTAGGGCTGTCGAAATTGACGCGATAATAACAAGTCCATTTAAATTATCCTTAACGCCACTAATTTATTTGACGCGCGATTAATGCGCTCATGTTCTGTGTATGACCCTTGGCCCGCCCCGTAGTTCGGGAAATCAGGAATTGATACAGCAGTAACATAACATTGTGGATGACAAgcagaaatgaataaagaagGTGTTTTGAATGGCAAGTTCAGCTTTAAAGCTCTGCCAGATGGTTCTCTGGACAAGACCAAAGTTATCTGCATTTACTGTTGATGTGACGAGACGAATGGACAATGcgtctgttgttgtgatgcatgagCTCAAACACTTAATGTTgagctgcttaaaaaaacaggatgtttaGTTAGTTGGATATTACATGGTGTGTaacactgtaacttgttaaatctCTTCGgaactgttaaacttcaacagcgtTATCTAGAAACTTCATTAATTATACTTAaaggctgtggggaagaaagagcacggcgcaacttctgctgtgcgtaATGACgcctttaatgactcttccTCAACATAGGACAGCAGCACATCgaactcatgtgacaccttcacttcaactcaaaaccatatcaccctgagcaaccttaaagaggcagtgcaatatataaaatagaagtatttcgaacttcattaaagaactcaatgatacaaatacttagaccaaaataaatctcatcttacagtaGTATTACTAAGTAATGTTACATTAAGGTCAAAATGCCCTTTCAGCATATTGTGTGGCATCATTGTGTGGCGATTGTTctgaacagtatttgtcattgttttagattgctgcaataataataaacatgcatttgcataaagcaagcatatttgtccactcccatgttgataagagtattaaaaacttgaaaattatccctttaaggtacatttagaacagataaaaaaaatgtgcgaTCAATTTGTGATTAAATGCCAGTTAACTATGGACATCATACGATTAATTGCAATTAAAAATTGAATCGATTGACAGCCCCACTATATACACAGGGTTTTGGAGCCAAATATGCTATCATCCAGACAAAGCCCTTTTTTGAGAAGGCCATagatatttcagcaagacaatgccaaaccacattcaaCAGCATGACAGTagaagagtctgggtgctagattggcctgcctgcagtcctgactggTCACCCATTTTCAGATCCTGAACCGTTgggcagctgaaatcctatatcaggcaagaCTGGGACACGGAAACAGATCTCCATGAttcacaaacattcacagtgtttttaaaagaagtggtgatgcaacacaatggggGTTGTATAAAAGTCTGATGAAGAGTCTGATGAGATATATCAGTTATTTAACACTTGTATTGGAATGGTATCCCGGATTGGCAATACCCAAAGCTCAGATTGGTACAGTTTGATTGGTGCATCCTTAAATATACCAATATGATTATCTCAGCCTTGttagctgtgtttttatgagctttCCCTTCATTTAATGTCACACATGAATAAGGTTAGTCCCTCTCTACGGAGAAAAACTGACTGTAAAACCTGAAATTAAATTGTATCTTTTTTGCTCATATTATGATCCAATTTTTTATTCAGTTAGTCATTTTTCTTTAACGGCTTCCCTTCCCACACTCCCACAGTCCTGAGTTTTAGTTTCTAATAACCGTCCAACTCAGTAACACTCGTTATTTCAGCCTGATGAGGACAATAACCGAGACAGAAATACAGAGCATGTATATTCTCTGTCATAACAACAAAAGATCAGCACAAAATACGTGTCTGTGTGGGACTGTTGTGCAACTGTCTGGGAGATTTCACGTGATAGTACTTAAGTAGTAGTATACagttatatatgtattatatactatgtttattttctttaagtCCTACCTTTAATTTTGTCaaactgattaaaaaacagagattgtagctgTTTCAGTGAATAAGTGAAAACAACCTTGTGTTTGTACACAGCTCTGTCTGTGTAAATGAGGGCCTTTCTTAAACCTGACCCTCCCACTCACACCCAAACAGAGTCAGCTCCATGTTGAGTCACACTCACAGCTGAAAGAAGCATCCTTCTTAAACAGACTCAGTAGAAATGCTCCCTATTATGAAGAAGGCCCTCCTTTCTTCGTGGTGGCATCTCTTTTTTGTAGACATCCTTTCATTTGTCATCTGATGTTTTCAGCTTGTTAGGTTTTACAAGATTCCCTGtgaataataaaagactaatcaaataaacagatgtAACAATTTGAGGAAATAAAAGAGCTCCTGATCCTGAATGAATTTTCACGTCTGCATGCTACACCtttatcttaaataaaatagtgtttgtttgcatgtttgtggtTATGAAACCAGACCTATTTTTATGGTGTCTCCTGTGCCAAATACAAAGTGTGGTTGCACATGCTCAACAAGTCAGCAGCAGTGCAGACTCACTGTTGGAGGGTTTATCAGCCCACTCCCACTCCACACTCCGGTTTTGGACAGCACTCGATGTGGCGGCCCTCCATGAGAGCAGGCACACCAAGTGGAGAGCGTGGGGAGAGGGTGTGTGGAGTGGTTTGAGAAAGACCCAGAGTGTCTCAGAGTGCGTCACCTCATACTATTGCAGCCAATAGCAACAGGTACCCTTAGCGCTCTGCACTCTGACCTCTGCCAGGAACTCTGTCTCTACTGTGTATTCTCCCATGAAAACCCCTGATACACATATAGTAGTAGTAAAACACTGCTGCTCCTTTTGAGGTTGACTATACACTCAGGTAGCAAAGCAATATACAGCCATTGCAGATGCTGTTTCACTGGAGATGAACCCACATGAATTTTGAGGTAGAGATTCTCCATAATTGTGTTCGGCCCACATCTTTAAGCTGACCCCTGTATCACACTGGCTGTGTGATGACTGCAAAACTGTTTGATTTTCATTATATGGTGCACATCAACAAATTAGGGTGTTCAGGCACACAACAGTTCAGTCTCATGGGGCTGAAAACCTTCAGGATAGGGGGCTTACCTTGTTCTTACCACAAGATGATTTCAGCCAAAGCAGACAGTTCATTGACCTTGTATCAACAGCATTTACATCTAGATCAGTGTctttcatcccaggtatgatATATACCTACAGAAACACTTTTAGTTTGCTTCTAAAAGTTAAGGAGAGATATTCCTTCCAGTGCAgtatctctttctctttgtcttcctcttttcGTCCTCCTCTCCACACATGGTTGTTTGTGCACCTCAAGGTGAATTAAGGACCTCTTGAACAATAGTTAGTTTTCTCAATGCTTGATCCAAGATCAGCCCTTTAAAGGTTCAGCAAACCACCTGTCACGTTTGAGGGATTCATCtctatatttaatttatgtgGAGTTATGATCAAGAACAGTAATTTACTgggattttaacatttaaagagagACCATGCTGATAGAAGCGACTTATGCAGCCTTTGTGAAAAGGGCTATGAGGCCTCAGGAGTGCTAGCTGCTCTTTCAGACTTAACGTGAAGACACTTCTGCCTTTACACTGCAAAATCTCAaattttacaaagtgaaattgtctgatctttagtcaaaatgtcttatcccacttgatttgagataaatttacttaacaagtaacatttgagcaagatagagggacttgttttaagacaatgcatcttaaatatattGTTAAGTCAAAaaatcttgaaattatcttgttttgagttgtaaattagaagaaaaaaggtttattttacatttcatgcatttttcaagctgagatcttatttgtagaagaagGATAATCTTggtttaagacaaaccctttacttgatttaagtaaatgcattttattggaaaatctatcagaaaacagctccatgaaagaaagaaagaaagaaagaaagaaagaaagaaagaaagaaaagttgtttgttttaagggtgggttacagttttcaggcactgtttcttctaaatctgataaaaatgtacatcctcaaactaggtacacaatgaaacacctacttttgagcatatctggcttatcctaaaaaacaacatgactgaatattagtatatccagctaactatgagaagacattatatctcaaaatgctcaaattaaactttgtaatcgtatttcaagtacaagatggtcttaaacctagagatgTGCCGCTATaaaacaactcaaattaaggtgaatatttTTTGAGTGAAGAAATACtgattgttagcattcctggcttattctgagacactaagctttaaaatactgttaaaatattgcttaaaataagttttccctgctgattttaagatcacagttttctaaatatgaagtcttattttaagaaatcttaccacgcaaattttcacttgttctattggcagattttttttaaacttatttcaaggtaaaaaaccttgaaataattttttttttctagtttttggaggggcattttttccagtgtagcttaaaaatcaacatgttaACATACTCACAATGATGATCTCACATGCTGTGTTGTGGCACCCAATCTTCACCATGTTCACCTCCTTGGTTCCGGTTGTCAGCATGCTTAAGTTAGCACCACTATATTTAAATGACAGCACTTGAATGAAAGACTGGATCACCTTCCTCTATGAATCGTTATAGAGACAGTTAAATGTGCTTGCTAAGCAACAAGAGCGACACTTGCTGCACTCTGCTGAGAAAATGTTTCACCATAAATAACCTTCCAGTGTGAGCAACGCATTAAACAGATTTCACTCTGTGGGGTCCGTTAAGCTACCGGCTAACATCagtcctgctctcctctcacttttcccctctgctctcctcaGATGATAAGAAGAACGATGTCCCAGATGACTTCGACATTGACATGAAGGACCCTGAGACTGCGAAGGCCGCCGTGGCCATCCAGTCCCAGTTCAGGAAATACCAGAAAAAGAAGCAGGATGTGAAGTCGTAGAGTGGACCGGCTGTCAGCTGGGTCCTCACTCCACGTGGGATGAATCTTGCATGTGAATCAAACTGCACCGTCATGAACTGAAAAGGAGGGGTGGAGGTTTCTGAAGGTGGAAGTCAGGGGTGGGATGGCCGGGTGGGTAAATAGTATCTCTGTGAAAGTTTGTGTGTGATTACTTACTTCAAATATctattatatttaaaaagttatcAAGTTCTGAATGTGTATTGAAATCTTACCTTTAATTTAGCTTTTTCTGATGTTTACTTGGATGACACTTCACAGTTTAGCAGCTGTAGAGCTTAAAGTTTGTCTTACTTAACACTCAGTGTAACATACCTAAGTTAAGGACTGGCTGAAAAAGGTCTTCTCATTAACTGCAAAACTTTGAGTCTAATTCAGGAGGAATATAAAGCCACATGCATTTCTGTGATTAATCAAAACATCGTTCTGCTCCTCTGGGCGTCTGTTAAAAGCATCTCCCTCTGGCTGGGTAAAATGATCCCACACAGTTAGCAGTGCTTTCTTTCTTCACGACTGTTGCTTTTAAAATCTAATCAATATGTAATTTGTATCTCAACGTCAGAGGTCTTCCCTCTGTTGTGTCTATTTTCATCAGAAGACAAACCTCTCCGAGCTGTGTATTTTTGTTGCGATTGTAGATGTTGTGCTCGTGGTTTAATTCCCCTCGTGTTCCTTTCCTcgttttttgttctgtgaatcCAGTGTAGTTTAAACTATGCCATTGTTCTGTTGGCtcacataaatatatattctgTACAAGCACATTGGATTATGCATGCACGCTTGCAGAgatggatacacacacacacaaacacaattacacacaattacacacacttacacacacacacacacacacacacactcacaatcacaatcacacacacatacatttacacacaaacagaaataaataaagacattgGAAAGGAAAGCTGGCTGacttattttgatttgaatatttcctgtttTTGAAAGTTGCTGCATGCAGTTCTTTTGTTACAGAGTATAATATATGCAAGACAAAATGTAATCACTACAATAAGAAGTTTGAATGAACGGAAGTGACCTCGCAGTAAGCTCAATCATTGATGCACTTCATTCTTTATTCAACGCAGCAACAAGACACTAATAAACTGATCAGTTTTTTATACCTCATGCTGCATATATATTACACATTACTGGTTTGATTGCTGTAAGAAAGAGACAATTCTGCTGAGGTGCATTAACAACTCTGCAGGAACAGCATTACAGATTAACCTCAAACCTACTCTTTGTGCTATACCAGATATAAACGTTCCTCTTAGGCATACCTACGAGTATAGTCCAGTTGAGGATGCAACCACAACACTTGGTATGAGTAAGAAAAAGGTGTGGTCATGACTTATAGTGAGACAATGCCACCTTGTTTGTCCAGAAGTGAGCATATTTAGGTGAGAGGGCGGATACACTGTGCTAAATCTATGTCCTGTTAAGCAGCAGCCCcagtgctgaaaaatgaagccaacatccataaaatgcagaaaaacttcagttccttgagtgaagtaaaaaaaagatagtggaaagaagtgaaaattgatttcttcttgtttttattacaaAGTTTGAATGAACTGATGTGACCTCTCAATAAGCTCAGTCCCTGATGCACCAGGTCACCTTATCATCTCGCAGTGCAGCAACAAGATCCAAATAACCGGAGCAGATTTTTATGACTCATTGACAGCAAACTGCATATATATTACACATTACCTTCTCTTGATTAGTGTGAGAAACACATACTCTGCTTAGGTGCATTAAAACCCCTGCAGGACAGACACGCCCATAAACACAACCTAATGGTTTTATATCAGATATTCCATTCTTTATGTGCAGTTCAGGTGAGGACACTGCAACATTCTGAGGTACGTGATTATGGCACAGGCTGTTTAACAAGTGGATACAGGCACAGTAATGcatcacttgtgttttttttctgttctggcGCCTTGAATGTGGAACTTCTCCTTGAATTCCAAAGCATAGATGGATGCAAGGGCAGAGCTGGACAGGACAGAGAGAGCACCATGCAGGAAATAATCAGCTAACACCAGGCTGCAACACCTGGGATGAGAAATAAAGGCAACACAGAAGTGCCAAATACTTCAGTTCCTCCACTTgtacacttgaggctggctccaagagccaaaaaaaaaatcagttttcaGCCCTATGTCAGAACGTCTAACTTTACAGCAAATCTCTGTTctgcataattaggggtgtggctgtttttactgacaggtgggcaGATTGTAACTGTTAGCCAGGAGGCTAAATACTCGGCTCAACTTCACATCTTTGCTAGTTTCTAGATAAGCCAAATGTTAGAgtcaacattttta contains:
- the pcp4a gene encoding calmodulin regulator protein PCP4a — its product is MSERQASGAMTGNIKPSAGQDDKKNDVPDDFDIDMKDPETAKAAVAIQSQFRKYQKKKQDVKS